A DNA window from Candidatus Bathyarchaeota archaeon contains the following coding sequences:
- a CDS encoding HAD family hydrolase has product MTLKKERGKNALNVRGVLIDFGYTLAYLNEENVERYREELVSILTKYGYNKTLDDLVPILDSTYRSSTKGEVKDIHEFWKVLLRNLGIRERPILIQELIELRKNHVLTRFRLYDNVISVLSTLRKNYKLALVSNCFVGLSDILRALNLTHFFECIILSYEVGVKKPDRRIYLEALQRLKLRPEESVFVSDAISDLEGAKEIGLNTMLIRQGEYTTHGAKDPNFKPDFRCKHISEIIDYL; this is encoded by the coding sequence GTGACACTGAAAAAGGAGAGAGGAAAAAATGCCTTGAATGTCAGAGGAGTTCTCATTGATTTTGGGTACACCCTAGCCTATCTTAATGAAGAGAATGTTGAGAGATATAGAGAAGAGCTTGTTTCAATTCTCACGAAATATGGATACAATAAAACCTTAGACGATTTAGTTCCCATTTTAGACAGCACCTACAGGAGCTCCACCAAGGGAGAGGTGAAAGACATTCATGAATTTTGGAAGGTACTATTAAGAAATCTGGGAATACGTGAGAGACCAATACTCATTCAAGAACTCATAGAATTGAGGAAAAATCATGTACTAACAAGATTTAGACTTTATGACAATGTAATCTCAGTTTTGTCCACTTTGAGGAAAAACTATAAACTGGCTTTGGTCTCTAATTGTTTTGTAGGCTTATCTGATATTCTGAGAGCGTTAAATTTGACCCATTTCTTCGAGTGTATTATTTTGTCATATGAGGTTGGAGTGAAGAAGCCAGACAGACGTATATATCTTGAAGCCCTTCAAAGGCTCAAGCTTAGACCTGAAGAAAGCGTTTTTGTATCTGATGCAATCAGCGATTTAGAAGGAGCCAAAGAAATTGGGCTTAATACGATGCTGATACGTCAAGGAGAATACACAACTCATGGGGCGAAAGACCCAAACTTTAAACCAGACTTTCGGTGCAAACATATATCCGAAATCATAGACTATCTTTGA
- a CDS encoding epoxyqueuosine reductase — MHSDQLHGYALLYRKETMSDEVRRLSDLKNDLERFVKGLGAYAMRVADPKDFENAILGCHPRNFLKNCNSVVVFGIYVGLDYYRSIQLENKTIGENRIMHIFRDWVQYRVFEFLQERGCHAVVPTGLFDREKLIHRLSLKLVAYEAGLGVYGRCGIIITPEYGPRVNFGAVLTDVMLEPDEKLTNFNPCLDCRLCVNVCPPKAIRENLSPPTSHNRDRCVNFVLKLRGRTDDNRFLCGYCYNNCPVGKTDKPGFRLSKYRNLLDLSVQERERLISVCVREVAT; from the coding sequence ATGCATTCAGATCAGTTGCATGGATATGCACTCTTATACCGAAAGGAGACAATGTCTGATGAGGTGAGACGGTTGTCTGATCTGAAGAATGATTTGGAGCGATTTGTTAAGGGTCTTGGCGCCTATGCTATGCGGGTTGCAGATCCGAAAGACTTTGAGAACGCCATTCTCGGCTGTCACCCAAGAAATTTTTTGAAAAACTGCAATTCAGTGGTTGTTTTTGGCATCTACGTGGGACTTGACTATTACCGCTCTATCCAATTAGAAAACAAGACTATTGGAGAAAACAGAATTATGCATATTTTCCGAGACTGGGTACAATATAGGGTATTTGAGTTTCTTCAAGAAAGAGGGTGCCATGCTGTTGTCCCAACGGGTCTTTTTGACCGGGAAAAGCTGATTCATCGCTTATCCTTAAAGCTCGTTGCTTACGAGGCTGGTCTCGGTGTTTATGGACGATGCGGAATCATAATAACTCCAGAATATGGACCAAGGGTCAACTTTGGAGCAGTTCTCACAGATGTCATGCTTGAACCGGATGAAAAATTGACCAACTTCAATCCATGTCTAGATTGTCGATTATGCGTCAATGTGTGTCCACCCAAAGCTATTAGAGAAAATCTTAGTCCGCCAACAAGCCACAACCGAGACAGATGCGTCAACTTCGTTCTGAAACTAAGAGGGAGAACCGATGATAACCGATTTCTCTGCGGATACTGCTACAACAATTGTCCAGTTGGGAAAACAGACAAACCGGGCTTCAGGTTATCCAAATACAGAAACCTATTAGATTTGTCCGTTCAAGAGAGAGAACGTCTAATCAGTGTTTGCGTGCGTGAAGTTGCTACGTGA
- the glmM gene encoding phosphoglucosamine mutase, whose protein sequence is MGYKLTTLDFESLARMVEQKLFGTSGIRGVVNVDITPTLAVNVGLALATYTNSGRIVVGHDTRVSSPFLEHSLISGLLAGGSTVHRVGLTPTPVLAFITKETKADAGVMITASHNPPEYNGIKLFNADSMAYDEKQQNQIESIVANKRYKRAHWQNIGTPTFLDETNRYIEAIRKAVKLEKKWRIVLDPGCGAACQIAPTLFRMLGCKVTTLNAQPDGFFPARSPALEAESLQPLCRIVEQLDTDLGIAYDGDGDRMVAVDENGALAPLDQILAAYASHMVKKHNGETVVTTVEASMCFERMVESYGGKVVRTKVGDVSVAVVMKQHRAIFGGEPCGAWIHPQYHFCPDGILSSVLLLKTLEEKGTVLSSFVSEAPRYDVLRKNVACSNEIKSMVMEKIEKLLPSLFPKIKEKLTIDGICLALRNGRILIRPSGTEPLIRLTAEAESIKEAEEIMQQCVKLVKRIVREMI, encoded by the coding sequence GTGGGTTACAAGTTAACAACACTTGACTTTGAGAGTCTGGCGAGAATGGTGGAACAGAAGCTCTTCGGCACCTCAGGAATTCGCGGCGTCGTTAACGTAGATATAACCCCCACGCTAGCTGTGAACGTCGGCTTGGCGTTGGCAACATACACCAACTCTGGAAGAATTGTAGTAGGCCATGATACGCGTGTTTCCTCTCCCTTTTTGGAACACTCTCTCATTTCAGGACTCTTAGCAGGAGGATCAACCGTTCACAGGGTAGGATTAACCCCCACTCCAGTGCTAGCCTTCATCACCAAGGAAACCAAGGCAGACGCAGGGGTCATGATCACCGCCTCCCATAACCCACCCGAATACAACGGAATCAAGCTTTTTAACGCGGACAGCATGGCGTACGACGAGAAACAACAAAACCAGATTGAAAGCATTGTAGCTAACAAGCGTTACAAAAGAGCCCACTGGCAAAACATTGGAACACCAACATTTCTAGACGAAACTAACCGTTACATAGAAGCCATTCGTAAAGCCGTGAAGCTTGAAAAGAAATGGCGAATTGTGCTTGATCCAGGTTGCGGAGCTGCCTGTCAAATTGCGCCAACTCTCTTTCGTATGCTGGGGTGCAAAGTGACCACTTTAAACGCTCAGCCTGATGGTTTCTTTCCCGCCAGAAGCCCAGCGCTAGAAGCGGAGTCTCTACAACCGCTGTGTCGGATAGTAGAGCAACTGGACACTGACCTCGGGATTGCTTATGATGGAGATGGTGACAGAATGGTAGCTGTTGATGAAAATGGAGCGTTGGCTCCTCTTGACCAAATTTTAGCAGCGTATGCTTCCCACATGGTGAAGAAGCATAATGGTGAAACGGTGGTTACTACGGTGGAAGCCTCCATGTGTTTTGAAAGGATGGTAGAGTCATATGGTGGGAAAGTTGTGAGGACAAAGGTTGGTGACGTGAGTGTTGCGGTTGTTATGAAACAGCATAGAGCGATTTTTGGTGGTGAGCCGTGTGGCGCTTGGATTCATCCTCAATACCATTTTTGTCCAGACGGCATTTTATCTTCTGTTCTTTTGCTTAAAACGTTAGAGGAGAAGGGTACAGTTCTATCTTCATTCGTTTCTGAAGCTCCTCGATACGATGTGTTGAGGAAAAACGTAGCATGCTCCAACGAGATCAAATCTATGGTTATGGAGAAGATTGAGAAACTCTTGCCATCCCTTTTTCCTAAAATCAAAGAAAAATTGACCATCGATGGGATTTGTTTAGCCTTGAGAAATGGACGAATTTTGATAAGGCCATCAGGCACAGAACCTTTAATTCGGCTCACTGCGGAAGCAGAATCAATAAAGGAAGCAGAAGAGATTATGCAACAATGTGTGAAGCTAGTCAAGAGGATAGTTAGGGAGATGATTTAA
- a CDS encoding GNAT family N-acetyltransferase, with the protein MVRIRSFMKGDEEAYVRVHNEGYSTEAWYGSLEKVLKFEDFSELSYDSTFLAEVNGIIVGLIDIKIRDKIGDIENLVVLPEFRGKGTGKALLEKAIEFLKDKVEKIRVETPIQSKNAIKFYFKNGFEHITNACLIESQNKSKLKPYLGHNFYFVGDSKYWVPDNKQMELLKKLKADFSIIGEFKVMIKYI; encoded by the coding sequence ATGGTCAGAATCAGATCTTTCATGAAAGGTGATGAAGAAGCTTATGTGAGGGTTCACAATGAAGGATATTCTACAGAAGCATGGTATGGTTCTTTAGAAAAGGTTCTGAAGTTTGAAGATTTTTCCGAATTGAGTTATGATTCAACTTTCCTTGCTGAGGTTAATGGCATAATTGTTGGTTTAATTGATATTAAAATTAGGGATAAAATTGGTGATATTGAGAATCTTGTAGTTTTGCCTGAATTTCGTGGAAAAGGAACTGGCAAAGCTCTGTTAGAAAAAGCAATCGAGTTTCTAAAAGATAAAGTGGAAAAAATTAGAGTTGAAACTCCTATTCAAAGCAAAAATGCAATCAAGTTTTATTTCAAAAACGGCTTTGAGCATATTACAAATGCATGCCTTATTGAAAGCCAAAATAAATCAAAACTTAAACCATATCTAGGTCACAACTTCTATTTCGTTGGAGATAGCAAATACTGGGTACCCGACAATAAACAAATGGAACTATTGAAGAAACTGAAAGCAGATTTCTCTATAATTGGCGAATTTAAGGTTATGATTAAATATATTTAG
- the tgtA gene encoding tRNA guanosine(15) transglycosylase TgtA, whose amino-acid sequence MSRWQPSMSFEIRERDLLARIGRLETKSGTIETPLLLPVINPKIQPISPKTIQETFKCTSLITNAYIIKKHYQNKAIQKGIHNLLDFSGVVMTDSGAYQILVYGDIEITPEEIVQYQENINTDIATILDVPTGWGVSERYAQQTVNETLKRAKQLAKTKTRDDILWVGPVQGGQHLDLVARSARKMGKLPFQIHALGSPTPVMQQYHFDTLVDMIMTAKTNLPLERPLHLFGAGHPFMFALAIALGCDFFDSAAYAIYAREDRYMTEQRTIKLDKLKYFPCSCPVCAKNDPQNVIALTKIERQKMLALHNLHVSFSELKRIKQAIIEGRLWEHLELRAHGHPAILQALKNLKKHSESLEKHSPVTKKSGLFFFSALGLTRPEVIRYRRKISERYSPPKEAKILVLLPQTPMKPFHKSREHQRMLKENQQKLGDKPNKIHVCTYAAPFGVIPTELDQIYPLSQYEIATPFDIETINYVAKQVANYITTMDYEQIILLQDVETWKGKITTACKEACEKKKIPLTLLQNKKPKNKTPKQL is encoded by the coding sequence ATGTCTCGGTGGCAACCCTCCATGTCCTTTGAAATACGCGAAAGAGACTTACTTGCAAGGATAGGTAGACTTGAAACTAAAAGCGGCACAATCGAGACCCCATTGCTATTGCCCGTCATAAACCCCAAAATCCAACCAATCTCGCCAAAAACCATACAAGAAACATTCAAGTGCACATCATTGATAACCAACGCCTACATCATAAAAAAACACTACCAAAACAAAGCCATCCAAAAAGGAATACATAACCTTCTAGACTTTTCAGGAGTAGTAATGACAGACTCCGGAGCATACCAAATCCTCGTATACGGAGACATTGAAATCACGCCGGAAGAAATTGTGCAATACCAAGAGAACATCAACACAGACATTGCCACGATACTAGATGTACCAACAGGCTGGGGAGTCTCCGAAAGATACGCGCAGCAAACGGTCAATGAAACTCTGAAAAGAGCAAAACAATTGGCAAAAACCAAAACTCGTGATGACATTCTATGGGTCGGCCCGGTTCAAGGCGGACAGCATCTCGATCTGGTCGCTCGATCTGCAAGGAAAATGGGAAAGTTACCATTCCAGATACACGCTTTAGGAAGCCCAACACCAGTCATGCAGCAATACCACTTCGACACTCTTGTCGACATGATTATGACGGCGAAAACGAACTTACCGCTGGAACGACCTCTCCACCTTTTTGGAGCAGGCCACCCCTTCATGTTTGCACTAGCAATAGCACTGGGATGCGACTTTTTTGACTCCGCCGCCTACGCAATCTACGCTCGAGAAGACCGCTACATGACAGAACAGAGAACCATCAAACTGGATAAACTCAAGTATTTTCCCTGCTCATGCCCAGTGTGCGCAAAAAACGATCCACAAAACGTGATAGCGCTGACTAAGATTGAAAGACAGAAAATGCTTGCCCTACACAATCTTCACGTTAGTTTCTCTGAATTAAAGCGGATAAAGCAGGCAATAATTGAAGGGCGCCTTTGGGAACACCTAGAGCTGAGAGCCCACGGACACCCAGCAATACTCCAAGCCTTAAAAAACCTGAAGAAACACAGCGAATCTCTAGAGAAACACAGCCCTGTAACAAAAAAGAGTGGACTCTTCTTTTTCAGCGCGCTCGGACTAACCCGCCCTGAAGTCATCCGATACAGAAGAAAGATTTCCGAAAGGTACTCTCCACCAAAAGAAGCTAAGATTCTTGTTTTGCTACCACAAACCCCGATGAAACCATTTCACAAATCAAGAGAACATCAAAGAATGTTGAAGGAAAATCAGCAAAAACTAGGCGACAAACCGAATAAAATCCACGTATGTACGTATGCAGCACCGTTCGGAGTAATACCCACCGAACTTGACCAAATATACCCTCTCTCACAATACGAAATCGCAACGCCATTCGACATTGAAACAATAAACTACGTTGCAAAACAGGTTGCAAACTACATTACGACCATGGATTATGAACAAATAATCTTACTGCAGGATGTTGAAACGTGGAAGGGAAAGATAACAACAGCCTGTAAAGAAGCTTGTGAAAAGAAGAAAATACCTCTCACATTACTGCAAAACAAAAAACCTAAAAACAAAACCCCAAAACAACTCTGA
- a CDS encoding glucose-1-phosphate thymidylyltransferase, which produces MKAVVLAAGEGIRLRPLTSTRPKHLIPVGGKPLLEHLLSSVKAVGVDEALIVVYYMADRIQQFFGDGSKFGMKLEYVPQAGVRGTADATGLAKDYAKEDFLLVYGDLFTTPDVIKQVVRSHEKEKPAATMAVAPVKHPEQYGIVKLDESHVIDILEKPSPAKAPTNLANAGIYVLSTEIFEKIEQTRPSSRGEREITDSIRLFIQEKQSVLAVQVSSEEWLDVGRPWDLLEANRRALSQMEPTNNGQIEDGAHLIGLVSVAERARVRSGAYIQGPVFIGEDSDIGPNCFIRPYTSIGKNVKIGNGCEMKNSIVMDETRIRHLSYVGDSVIGRDCNLGAGSIIANYRLDGKTIKMTVKDEIVDSERTKLGVFLGDGVKTGINTLFMPGIKVGQDSWIGPNLVVYHDVPSNAFLLLKQKVEEHER; this is translated from the coding sequence ATGAAAGCAGTTGTTTTAGCTGCAGGTGAGGGAATTCGACTCCGCCCACTCACTTCTACTCGACCTAAACATCTTATTCCCGTCGGCGGGAAACCTCTTCTAGAACACCTCCTTTCTTCAGTAAAAGCTGTTGGTGTGGATGAAGCGTTAATCGTCGTCTACTACATGGCTGATCGAATTCAGCAATTCTTTGGTGACGGCTCGAAATTTGGAATGAAGCTTGAATACGTGCCACAAGCTGGAGTGCGGGGCACTGCAGATGCAACTGGTCTCGCAAAGGACTACGCAAAAGAGGATTTCTTGTTAGTTTACGGTGATCTCTTCACCACACCTGACGTTATCAAACAAGTTGTTCGTTCTCATGAGAAAGAGAAGCCCGCTGCAACCATGGCGGTAGCTCCTGTTAAGCATCCTGAGCAATATGGCATAGTAAAACTTGACGAATCCCATGTGATCGACATCCTTGAAAAACCCAGCCCAGCAAAAGCCCCAACCAATTTGGCAAACGCCGGCATTTATGTCCTCTCAACCGAAATCTTCGAAAAGATAGAACAAACACGTCCATCCTCACGTGGCGAACGGGAAATAACCGACTCGATTCGTCTTTTTATACAAGAGAAACAGTCGGTGCTTGCCGTTCAGGTTTCTAGTGAAGAATGGCTCGACGTTGGAAGACCCTGGGATTTACTTGAGGCGAACAGACGAGCCCTCAGCCAAATGGAGCCCACAAATAACGGCCAAATCGAAGACGGCGCGCATCTTATCGGTCTCGTGAGCGTGGCTGAGAGAGCACGAGTTCGCTCAGGAGCCTACATTCAGGGACCCGTTTTCATCGGTGAAGATAGCGACATCGGGCCGAACTGTTTCATCCGTCCGTATACAAGTATTGGCAAAAATGTTAAGATAGGGAATGGTTGCGAAATGAAAAACAGCATAGTTATGGATGAAACGCGGATCAGGCATCTCTCTTACGTTGGTGACAGCGTTATTGGCAGGGATTGTAACCTAGGGGCGGGGTCCATCATCGCGAATTATCGGCTGGACGGCAAGACGATAAAGATGACAGTGAAAGATGAAATTGTTGACAGTGAAAGGACAAAGTTAGGAGTTTTCTTAGGAGACGGCGTTAAAACAGGAATCAACACATTGTTTATGCCGGGGATAAAGGTTGGTCAAGACAGCTGGATCGGACCAAATCTTGTTGTGTATCATGATGTTCCATCTAATGCTTTTCTTCTTTTGAAACAGAAGGTTGAAGAGCATGAGAGGTGA
- a CDS encoding MFS transporter has protein sequence MFKALRNVRDILGLERNILVLCTTAIMLNLAQNMYGPFLPPYFESVGAPTEILGAIFSVMALANAIVMLFGGHFADIYGRKKITVLGSALMAIFILPLFWVGLWYVAVICLIMVNFGMNIYRPGAYALIVESLPPEKRATGFSSMGFIAGLGGILAPTIAGYLALGGDYRYIFLLASAVLFIMVVARQLLLVETKRERHQSVKTVSEEPEEALSFLEKLKLTWDAGTGTRAYLLYSVVSSLSGSIIGPYMVLFYLNVIGIDQFQFGWLVSASLTASLLSQIPGGKLADKVGRKPLMLLSLVTGPLAILAIIQTRDFLLLLLIGIVSGTIGGLSSGASYVLPAELVAEEFRGTALGVFSAFSRIAGAVGPLLGSLIVAHYSFELYPRFVFYASVLLSIPGIVIFAVFVKDTLKKNITNTSHSP, from the coding sequence TTGTTCAAGGCTCTGAGAAACGTTAGAGACATTCTTGGCTTGGAAAGAAACATTCTTGTTCTATGCACAACTGCCATTATGCTAAATCTAGCCCAGAATATGTATGGTCCGTTTCTACCTCCGTATTTCGAGAGTGTCGGTGCACCTACAGAAATCCTAGGTGCAATCTTCTCGGTTATGGCTCTCGCCAACGCCATAGTGATGCTTTTTGGGGGGCATTTCGCGGACATCTACGGAAGGAAGAAGATTACGGTCTTGGGTAGTGCACTTATGGCGATTTTCATCTTGCCTCTGTTTTGGGTTGGGTTATGGTATGTAGCAGTCATTTGTCTTATAATGGTTAATTTTGGCATGAACATCTACCGGCCTGGGGCCTACGCTTTGATAGTTGAAAGCTTACCTCCTGAGAAGCGAGCGACAGGATTCAGCTCAATGGGGTTCATTGCAGGTTTGGGAGGCATCTTGGCACCTACGATAGCAGGCTATTTGGCTCTCGGTGGGGACTACCGCTACATATTTCTCCTAGCATCAGCTGTCCTTTTCATAATGGTTGTGGCTAGACAGCTTCTCTTGGTAGAAACCAAACGTGAGCGACATCAATCTGTGAAAACTGTTTCAGAAGAGCCAGAGGAAGCACTAAGTTTCCTGGAAAAACTGAAGCTGACCTGGGATGCTGGCACGGGCACACGAGCATACCTTCTCTACAGTGTAGTTTCGAGTCTATCGGGTTCAATCATTGGTCCCTACATGGTACTCTTCTATCTGAATGTGATTGGGATAGACCAGTTTCAATTCGGATGGCTTGTATCAGCATCATTAACAGCATCACTACTTTCGCAAATTCCAGGAGGAAAGCTGGCAGACAAGGTAGGTAGAAAACCTTTAATGCTTCTAAGTCTAGTTACTGGACCTCTGGCCATCTTGGCAATAATACAAACGAGAGACTTCCTTCTTCTGCTTCTGATAGGCATAGTGTCAGGTACAATTGGTGGATTGAGTTCTGGTGCTTCATATGTATTGCCTGCGGAGTTGGTTGCAGAAGAATTTAGGGGCACAGCACTTGGTGTTTTCAGTGCTTTTAGTAGAATAGCAGGAGCTGTGGGGCCTCTTCTTGGAAGTTTGATAGTTGCTCACTATTCCTTTGAGTTATATCCTAGGTTTGTCTTCTATGCATCAGTGCTCTTGAGCATACCTGGGATAGTCATATTTGCAGTCTTTGTTAAAGACACTCTGAAAAAGAACATCACAAATACCTCCCACTCCCCGTGA
- a CDS encoding AbrB/MazE/SpoVT family DNA-binding domain-containing protein, producing MPIQREDVSYIVEMLEKFFKTTLDERGRIYVPKEIRKKLLIKSGDKIFIKVEGDHLILYTTRAIRKKLMQLV from the coding sequence ATGCCCATTCAACGGGAAGACGTAAGCTACATTGTTGAGATGCTAGAGAAGTTCTTTAAGACAACGTTAGATGAGAGGGGAAGAATATATGTGCCTAAAGAAATCAGAAAGAAGCTTCTCATTAAAAGCGGCGACAAAATCTTCATAAAAGTAGAAGGTGACCACCTCATATTATACACAACTAGAGCGATCCGAAAAAAACTGATGCAACTTGTCTAA
- the nagA gene encoding N-acetylglucosamine-6-phosphate deacetylase: protein MEKISVIKNGTVITPSKMIKNGVVVFKDERIITVGQEKDVETPKEAKVIDASGGIVAPGFIDIHIHGGKGTDVMDASYKAINKLARFKASHGTTAFLATTISAAHNDLLNAAKTVKVSIKKGTDGAEVLGIHLEGPYINPKKCGGQDSKYIRPPSTDEFREILKASNYAVRLVTLAPEVEGAKKLIVELRNFGITASIGHSNATYSEVVDAIKHGISHAAHTFNRMRGFDHREPGVVGTVLIHDELTAELICDYVHVHPAAMKLLTKVKGSSGVVLVTDAIRAAGMPDGKYKLGKRNVIVKNGVSRLESGGLAGSTLTMNKAVRNMVNLVGASLQEAVSMATINPAKVVGVDNRKGSLEQGKDADFVILDRELNVCSTIVRGKMVHRKTMND, encoded by the coding sequence ATGGAAAAAATCAGCGTAATTAAGAATGGCACCGTGATAACGCCTTCTAAAATGATAAAGAATGGAGTGGTCGTCTTTAAGGATGAAAGAATCATAACGGTTGGTCAGGAAAAAGACGTAGAAACACCGAAAGAGGCTAAAGTAATAGACGCCTCTGGCGGAATAGTGGCACCAGGCTTTATCGACATTCACATTCATGGCGGTAAGGGCACCGACGTTATGGACGCCTCCTACAAGGCAATCAACAAACTAGCAAGATTTAAGGCAAGTCATGGAACCACCGCCTTTCTTGCAACCACCATCTCCGCGGCACATAATGATCTATTAAACGCAGCTAAGACGGTGAAGGTATCAATAAAAAAGGGAACAGATGGCGCAGAGGTTCTTGGAATACACTTGGAAGGCCCATATATCAATCCTAAAAAATGTGGCGGGCAAGACTCAAAGTATATTCGACCTCCTTCTACGGACGAATTTAGGGAAATATTGAAGGCATCAAATTACGCTGTAAGGCTCGTAACATTGGCTCCTGAAGTTGAGGGAGCCAAAAAGCTGATAGTTGAACTTCGAAACTTTGGGATAACAGCCTCGATTGGGCACTCTAACGCGACGTACAGCGAAGTTGTAGACGCGATTAAACATGGCATCAGCCACGCAGCTCACACTTTTAACAGAATGCGAGGCTTCGATCATAGAGAGCCCGGAGTGGTGGGCACTGTTCTCATTCATGACGAATTGACGGCGGAGCTGATTTGCGACTATGTACATGTGCATCCAGCTGCAATGAAATTATTGACAAAAGTCAAGGGTTCGAGTGGGGTTGTTTTGGTAACAGACGCTATACGAGCCGCGGGCATGCCTGACGGCAAATATAAGCTTGGCAAACGGAATGTCATCGTGAAAAATGGTGTCTCCAGATTGGAGTCAGGCGGGCTTGCTGGAAGCACTCTGACGATGAATAAGGCTGTGAGAAACATGGTAAATCTTGTCGGCGCGTCGCTACAAGAAGCAGTGAGTATGGCAACAATAAATCCCGCGAAAGTTGTAGGTGTGGACAATAGGAAAGGAAGCTTGGAACAAGGTAAGGACGCTGATTTTGTCATCTTAGATAGAGAGCTCAACGTTTGTTCAACTATTGTCAGAGGAAAAATGGTTCATCGAAAGACTATGAATGATTAA
- a CDS encoding proteasome assembly chaperone family protein: MVCIVQMYEKPVLNDPVLIEGLPGIGFVANISALHFVQELKAKLFAEILSSSFQDFAVTAKNGKARSPINELYYHKGSGEERDLIILYGNTQALTTVGQYELCGRVLDVAEELGCHCVITLGGLKREAKVAVPKLYCAASDPEFLREALSLGAKKIRGRIFGVAGLLVGLGKLRGMKGLCLLAETPGFYPDAKSAREVLKAVCKMLSLKVDLTRLDLATETTRKILESFGLVAHPTEKRTGEDSRFRWLI; this comes from the coding sequence ATGGTCTGTATCGTCCAGATGTATGAGAAGCCGGTTTTAAATGACCCGGTGCTGATTGAAGGATTGCCAGGCATAGGGTTTGTTGCGAATATATCTGCGCTGCACTTTGTTCAGGAGTTGAAAGCAAAGCTTTTTGCGGAAATTCTTTCTTCTTCATTTCAAGATTTTGCAGTAACGGCGAAGAATGGCAAGGCACGTTCTCCTATTAATGAACTTTATTATCACAAAGGGAGCGGGGAGGAGCGCGACCTGATTATTCTCTACGGTAATACGCAAGCTTTGACTACGGTTGGGCAATATGAATTGTGTGGGCGGGTTTTGGATGTGGCTGAAGAGTTGGGGTGCCATTGTGTTATAACTCTCGGCGGCTTGAAGCGGGAAGCAAAGGTTGCTGTTCCCAAGCTGTACTGCGCTGCGTCTGATCCTGAATTTTTGCGTGAAGCATTGAGTTTAGGGGCTAAAAAAATTAGGGGGCGTATCTTTGGGGTGGCAGGGCTTCTTGTTGGGTTGGGTAAACTGCGGGGTATGAAGGGTTTATGTCTCCTCGCTGAAACTCCCGGCTTCTATCCGGATGCAAAGTCGGCTCGTGAGGTTTTGAAAGCGGTTTGTAAAATGTTGTCTCTAAAGGTGGATTTGACTAGGTTGGATTTGGCTACGGAGACAACTCGGAAAATTTTAGAGTCCTTTGGTTTGGTTGCTCATCCAACGGAAAAAAGAACAGGGGAAGATTCTCGGTTTCGTTGGCTTATTTAG